The following are encoded in a window of Flavobacteriales bacterium genomic DNA:
- a CDS encoding response regulator, with protein MKKILIIEDETIISFGYRLQLERMGFQVIGTARSSEEAELLLQRERPDLIIMDIYLKGEKNGLELAQEIHARDPMPILFLTASTKPEIIAAIRALKDCAYLPKPINSDSLEDMLQRFARSTA; from the coding sequence ATGAAAAAGATCCTCATCATCGAGGACGAGACGATCATCTCCTTCGGCTACCGGTTGCAACTGGAGCGGATGGGGTTCCAGGTGATCGGCACGGCACGCAGTTCCGAAGAGGCCGAGTTGTTGCTCCAGCGTGAGCGGCCGGACCTCATCATCATGGACATCTATCTCAAGGGCGAGAAGAACGGGCTTGAACTGGCGCAGGAGATCCATGCGCGCGATCCGATGCCGATCCTGTTCCTCACGGCCAGCACCAAGCCGGAGATCATCGCCGCCATCCGGGCCTTGAAGGATTGCGCCTATCTGCCCAAGCCCATCAACTCCGACAGTTTGGAGGACATGCTGCAGCGATTCGCGCGCAGCACCGCCTGA
- a CDS encoding transferase hexapeptide repeat family protein: protein MLYEYNGYRPVVHPSAFVHPQAVVTGNVVIGRDVYIGPGAALRGDWGEIVVKDGCNVQENCTIHMFPGVKVVLHEGAHIGHGAVIHGATIGANCLVGMNAVVMDNVVLGEECIVGALTFVPADTRWERRLLIVGNPARIAKAVSDEMIAWKTEGTRLYQQLPAELHATLKECEPLREVDRSRPPITAKYKSWGEVKGG from the coding sequence ATGCTCTATGAATACAACGGCTACCGGCCGGTGGTGCACCCTTCGGCCTTCGTCCACCCGCAGGCCGTGGTCACCGGCAATGTGGTCATCGGCAGGGACGTGTACATCGGGCCCGGGGCGGCCTTGCGCGGCGATTGGGGCGAGATCGTGGTGAAGGATGGCTGCAACGTGCAGGAGAACTGCACCATCCACATGTTCCCCGGTGTGAAAGTGGTGTTGCATGAAGGGGCGCATATCGGCCATGGGGCTGTGATCCACGGGGCCACGATCGGCGCCAACTGCCTGGTGGGGATGAACGCGGTGGTGATGGACAACGTGGTGCTGGGGGAGGAGTGCATTGTGGGCGCTTTGACCTTCGTGCCCGCGGATACGCGATGGGAGCGAAGACTGCTGATCGTGGGCAATCCGGCGCGCATCGCCAAGGCCGTGAGCGATGAGATGATCGCCTGGAAGACCGAAGGCACCAGGCTGTACCAGCAGTTGCCCGCCGAGCTCCACGCCACCCTGAAGGAATGCGAACCTCTCCGCGAGGTGGACCGGAGCCGGCCGCCGATCACCGCGAAGTACAAGTCCTGGGGTGAGGTGAAGGGCGGGTAG
- a CDS encoding response regulator: MEDLISVTARIGHILLLDDEEDCDFVTRLVLKKAGHQGRVTSFTTATAALDFLRSGHDIPDIMFVDINMPGVNGFEFLSTCEGEKLLPNGVTSVIMFSSSNRPADLERALSFRSVTGFVEKALTVDDFLRVTRDHARAGKE, translated from the coding sequence ATGGAGGACCTCATCAGCGTCACCGCACGCATCGGCCACATCCTGCTGCTCGACGACGAGGAGGATTGCGACTTCGTCACCCGTCTCGTATTGAAGAAGGCCGGTCACCAGGGTCGTGTCACCAGTTTCACCACCGCCACCGCGGCGTTGGATTTTCTGCGCAGCGGGCACGATATCCCGGACATCATGTTCGTGGACATCAACATGCCTGGCGTGAACGGATTCGAGTTCCTTTCCACCTGCGAAGGGGAGAAACTGCTGCCCAACGGGGTCACCTCGGTGATCATGTTCTCCAGCAGCAACCGACCGGCCGATCTGGAGCGGGCGTTGTCCTTCCGCTCGGTGACCGGATTCGTGGAGAAGGCCTTGACGGTGGACGATTTCCTCAGGGTGACGCGCGACCATGCGCGTGCGGGGAAAGAATAG
- a CDS encoding HAMP domain-containing histidine kinase produces MDGPLDKAGPGTAERLHRFAHDLRNRLAGLKQVLDHLGDGQASEPELRVFAERQYFKALREVEQLLDDLGVDRGPGQLDLKPLDLSALLRRCVDDLEHRFSRKEQQVRLDIDGYVTVAGDAHHLGTIISALLSNASKFSPRGTSIHVSLSGDAAAATLRVRDEGVGLDADDLRDLFVRYAMLKSRSTDGEPQGRGTLARARQYAQAQHGSLEAHSGGPGTGTEFILRLPSA; encoded by the coding sequence ATGGACGGTCCGCTGGACAAAGCAGGCCCGGGCACGGCCGAACGATTGCACCGCTTCGCGCACGACCTGCGCAATCGCCTCGCCGGGCTCAAGCAGGTGCTGGACCACCTGGGTGATGGGCAGGCATCGGAACCGGAACTGCGGGTCTTCGCGGAACGGCAATACTTCAAGGCCCTGCGCGAGGTGGAACAACTGCTCGACGATCTGGGCGTGGACCGCGGTCCCGGACAATTGGACCTGAAGCCGTTGGACCTGTCCGCGCTCCTGCGCCGGTGCGTGGACGACCTGGAGCACCGATTCAGCCGGAAAGAACAGCAAGTGCGACTCGATATCGACGGGTACGTGACCGTGGCCGGCGACGCACACCATCTGGGTACGATCATCTCAGCCCTGCTCTCGAACGCCTCGAAGTTCTCCCCGCGCGGGACTTCCATCCATGTTTCACTCTCCGGCGATGCGGCAGCCGCCACCCTGCGCGTGCGCGATGAAGGTGTTGGCCTGGACGCCGACGACCTGCGCGACCTGTTCGTGCGCTACGCCATGCTCAAGAGCCGCAGCACCGATGGTGAGCCGCAGGGCAGGGGCACCCTGGCCCGCGCCCGGCAATACGCCCAGGCGCAGCATGGCTCATTGGAAGCCCACAGCGGCGGACCCGGCACCGGCACCGAATTCATCCTGCGTCTGCCGTCCGCCTGA
- a CDS encoding glucose-1-phosphate thymidylyltransferase, with amino-acid sequence MAIILNDAGHHSHLLPLTFTRPVGHLRPGILRISEGWYVRSGLGTGFRTEGYLSAAFPLPQDGITFEVDGALFPTDALVAAVMDLRPGEVLVQEARALAFRLEGGAAPSAMDWRMPPAFLKPVPFAGEVVRFERPWHLFQHCGRAITHDFALLTEGRRSQHLGGYNTVVGDPALVFLEEGAVVEASVLNTSKGPIYIGKEAEVMEGCLIRGPFALGDHAQLKMGAKVYGPTAFGPESRVGGEVNNSVIMGYSNKAHDGFLGNSVLGEWCNLGADTNNSNLKNTYGPVQLFSYAENGQVDTGLVFCGLIMGDHAKTGINTMLNTGTVVGVSANVYGSGFPPKHVPGFAWGGADGSSVYEVDKAITTARRVMERRGVVLNRIDEGILRHVFAVEQARVR; translated from the coding sequence ATGGCCATCATCCTGAACGATGCGGGGCACCACAGCCACCTGCTGCCGTTGACCTTCACACGGCCCGTGGGACATCTGCGGCCCGGCATCCTGCGCATCAGCGAAGGCTGGTACGTGCGCAGCGGTCTGGGCACGGGGTTCCGCACGGAGGGCTACTTGTCCGCGGCCTTCCCCTTGCCGCAGGATGGGATCACCTTCGAAGTGGACGGTGCCCTCTTCCCCACCGACGCCCTCGTGGCCGCCGTGATGGACCTGCGGCCCGGGGAGGTACTGGTGCAGGAAGCACGTGCACTGGCCTTCCGTCTGGAAGGAGGTGCCGCCCCGTCCGCCATGGATTGGCGCATGCCTCCGGCCTTCCTCAAGCCTGTGCCTTTCGCCGGTGAAGTGGTCCGCTTCGAGCGACCCTGGCATCTCTTCCAACATTGCGGCCGCGCCATCACGCACGACTTCGCCCTGCTCACCGAGGGCAGGCGCAGCCAGCACCTGGGCGGCTACAACACCGTGGTCGGCGATCCCGCCTTGGTCTTTCTGGAGGAAGGCGCCGTGGTGGAAGCGAGTGTGCTCAACACCAGCAAGGGCCCGATCTACATCGGCAAGGAGGCCGAAGTGATGGAGGGCTGCCTGATCCGGGGTCCCTTCGCACTGGGCGACCACGCGCAATTGAAGATGGGCGCCAAGGTCTACGGCCCCACCGCCTTCGGGCCGGAAAGCCGGGTGGGCGGCGAGGTGAACAACAGCGTCATCATGGGTTACAGCAACAAGGCCCACGACGGCTTCCTGGGCAACAGTGTGCTGGGCGAATGGTGCAACCTGGGCGCCGACACCAACAACAGCAACCTGAAGAACACCTACGGACCCGTGCAGCTGTTCAGCTACGCGGAGAACGGACAGGTGGATACCGGACTGGTCTTCTGCGGACTGATCATGGGCGACCACGCGAAGACCGGCATCAACACCATGCTCAACACCGGCACGGTGGTGGGCGTATCGGCCAATGTGTATGGCAGCGGCTTCCCGCCGAAGCACGTGCCCGGTTTCGCCTGGGGCGGTGCCGACGGATCCAGCGTGTACGAAGTGGACAAGGCGATCACCACGGCGCGGCGCGTAATGGAGCGGCGTGGTGTGGTGCTCAACCGCATCGACGAAGGCATCCTGCGCCATGTCTTCGCCGTGGAACAGGCCCGCGTGCGCTGA